In one Lachnospiraceae bacterium GAM79 genomic region, the following are encoded:
- a CDS encoding acetyl-CoA C-acetyltransferase, which yields MAKKIVLAGACRTAIGTMGGSLSTTPAPVLGSIVIKEALNRAGVPADQVDHVYMGCVIQAGLGQNVARQASIKAGLPIETTAVTVNVVCGSGLNCVNMAAQMIEAGDADIVVAGGMENMSMAPYAVMQGRFGYRMNDGKLVDTMVHDALWDAFNDYHMIKTADNICEQWGLTREELDEFAAKSQQKAVAAQESGAFDAEIVPVMVKKKKEMVEFKKDEGPRPGTTVETLSRLRTINPNGFVTAGNASGINDGAAAIVVMSEEKAKELGVKPMATWVAGALGGVDPSIMGIGPVASTKKVMAKTGLKIEDFDIIEANEAFAAQSVAVAKDLGFDVDKQVNPNGGAIALGHPVGASGCRILVTLLHEMQAKGAKTGLATLCIGGGMGCSTVVKIED from the coding sequence ATGGCAAAGAAAATTGTATTAGCAGGCGCATGCCGTACAGCTATCGGTACTATGGGCGGATCATTAAGCACAACACCAGCTCCGGTACTTGGTTCAATCGTTATCAAGGAAGCTTTAAACAGAGCAGGAGTTCCTGCAGATCAGGTAGATCATGTATATATGGGTTGTGTAATCCAGGCAGGTCTTGGACAGAATGTTGCACGTCAGGCATCTATCAAAGCTGGTCTTCCAATTGAGACAACTGCTGTTACAGTTAATGTTGTTTGTGGTTCAGGTCTGAACTGTGTAAATATGGCTGCTCAGATGATCGAAGCAGGAGATGCTGATATCGTTGTAGCAGGTGGTATGGAAAACATGTCAATGGCTCCATATGCTGTAATGCAGGGACGTTTCGGATACAGAATGAATGATGGTAAACTTGTAGATACAATGGTACATGATGCTCTTTGGGATGCATTCAATGATTACCATATGATCAAGACTGCTGATAACATCTGTGAGCAGTGGGGACTTACTCGTGAAGAACTTGATGAGTTTGCAGCAAAGAGCCAGCAGAAGGCTGTAGCAGCTCAGGAGTCAGGTGCATTTGACGCAGAGATCGTTCCAGTTATGGTTAAGAAGAAAAAAGAGATGGTTGAGTTCAAGAAGGATGAGGGACCAAGACCTGGTACAACAGTTGAGACACTTTCAAGACTCAGAACTATCAATCCAAATGGTTTCGTAACAGCAGGTAATGCTTCAGGTATCAATGATGGTGCAGCAGCTATCGTTGTTATGAGCGAGGAAAAGGCTAAAGAACTTGGTGTTAAGCCAATGGCTACATGGGTAGCAGGTGCTCTTGGTGGTGTTGATCCATCTATCATGGGTATCGGACCAGTTGCTTCAACAAAGAAAGTAATGGCTAAGACAGGTCTTAAGATTGAAGATTTCGATATCATCGAAGCAAACGAAGCATTTGCAGCTCAGTCAGTTGCAGTAGCTAAGGATCTTGGATTTGATGTTGACAAGCAGGTTAACCCAAATGGTGGTGCAATCGCACTTGGACATCCGGTAGGAGCTTCAGGATGCCGTATCCTTGTTACACTTCTTCATGAGATGCAGGCAAAGGGTGCTAAGACAGGTCTTGCTACACTTTGTATCGGCGGTGGTATGGGCTGCTCAACAGTTGTTAAGATCGAAGACTAA
- a CDS encoding enoyl-CoA hydratase/isomerase family protein has translation MEFVTYEQDGFVGVITINRPKALNALNSTVLEELDATFKAVDLNTTRCLVLTGAGEKSFVAGADIGEMSTLTKAEGEAFGKKGNDVFRMIETFPIPVIAAVNGFALGGGCEISMSCDIRICSENAVFGQPEVGLGITPGFGGTQRLARLVGAGMAKQLIYTARNIKADEAYRIGLVNAVYPLEELLPAAKKMASIIAANAPIAVRNCKKAINDGLQVDMDQAIVVEEKLFGDCFETEDQKAGMGNFLEKDKEKKLKVVPFQNK, from the coding sequence ATGGAATTCGTAACATATGAACAGGACGGATTTGTTGGTGTTATCACTATTAATCGTCCAAAGGCATTAAACGCATTAAACAGCACAGTTCTTGAAGAACTGGATGCAACATTCAAAGCTGTTGACCTGAATACAACAAGATGTCTTGTACTTACCGGTGCAGGAGAGAAATCATTTGTAGCAGGTGCAGATATCGGAGAGATGTCAACACTTACAAAGGCTGAAGGCGAAGCTTTCGGTAAAAAGGGTAATGACGTATTCCGCATGATCGAGACATTCCCAATCCCTGTAATCGCAGCCGTAAATGGATTTGCACTTGGTGGTGGATGTGAGATCTCCATGAGCTGTGATATCAGAATCTGTTCTGAGAACGCAGTATTTGGTCAGCCTGAAGTTGGCCTTGGAATCACACCTGGATTTGGCGGAACCCAGAGACTTGCCCGTCTTGTAGGTGCAGGAATGGCAAAGCAGCTGATCTACACAGCAAGAAATATCAAAGCTGATGAAGCATACAGAATCGGTCTTGTAAATGCTGTATATCCATTAGAGGAGTTATTACCGGCAGCTAAGAAGATGGCTTCTATCATCGCAGCAAATGCTCCGATCGCAGTTCGTAACTGTAAGAAAGCAATCAATGATGGATTACAGGTTGATATGGATCAGGCAATCGTTGTAGAAGAGAAATTATTCGGCGATTGCTTCGAGACAGAGGATCAGAAGGCAGGAATGGGCAACTTCCTTGAGAAAGATAAGGAAAAGAAATTAAAGGTTGTTCCTTTCCAGAATAAATAA
- a CDS encoding 3-hydroxybutyryl-CoA dehydrogenase (converts (S)-3-hydroxybutanoyl-CoA to 3-acetoacetyl-CoA) translates to MKVGVIGAGTMGQGIAKAFAQVDGYEVALCDIKQEWAEGGKDKIAKGYARLVEKGKMTQEKVDGILASITPGIKEDLCADCDLIVEAAFENMEVKKTTFSELDKICKPECVFASNTSSLSITEIGNGLTRPMIGMHFFNPADRMKLIEVIAGVNTPAETVDKIVKISEEIGKTPVQVNEAAGFVVNRILIPMINEAAFIKMEGVSDIAGIDAAMKLGANHPMGPLELGDFVGLDICLAIMDVLYNETGDSKYRACPLLRKMVRGGNLGVKSGKGFYVYNADRTKTPVDAQ, encoded by the coding sequence ATGAAAGTTGGCGTTATTGGTGCAGGAACCATGGGTCAGGGAATTGCTAAGGCATTCGCTCAGGTTGACGGATATGAAGTAGCACTTTGCGACATTAAGCAGGAATGGGCTGAAGGCGGTAAGGACAAGATCGCTAAAGGTTATGCCAGACTTGTTGAAAAAGGAAAGATGACACAGGAGAAGGTTGATGGTATTCTTGCCAGCATCACTCCGGGTATTAAGGAAGACTTATGCGCAGATTGTGACCTTATCGTAGAGGCTGCTTTCGAGAACATGGAAGTTAAGAAGACAACATTTTCTGAGCTTGACAAGATCTGCAAGCCAGAGTGTGTATTTGCATCAAATACATCTTCACTTTCCATCACTGAGATTGGAAATGGTCTTACCCGTCCTATGATCGGTATGCACTTCTTCAATCCAGCTGACAGAATGAAGCTTATCGAAGTTATCGCAGGTGTTAACACACCGGCAGAGACTGTTGATAAGATCGTTAAGATCTCAGAAGAGATCGGTAAGACACCTGTACAGGTAAATGAAGCTGCCGGATTTGTTGTAAACAGAATCTTGATTCCAATGATCAATGAAGCTGCATTTATCAAGATGGAAGGTGTGTCAGATATCGCTGGTATCGATGCAGCTATGAAACTTGGTGCAAATCATCCAATGGGACCTCTTGAATTAGGTGATTTCGTTGGTCTTGATATCTGTCTTGCTATTATGGATGTACTCTATAACGAGACAGGCGACAGCAAGTATCGTGCATGTCCATTACTTCGTAAGATGGTACGTGGCGGCAACCTTGGTGTTAAGAGTGGTAAGGGATTCTATGTATACAATGCTGACCGCACAAAGACACCAGTTGATGCTCAGTAA
- a CDS encoding acyl-CoA dehydrogenase: MDFALDKKYEMAQNLFREFAQNEVKPLAQEIDENHRFPRETVEKMAKYGFLGIPVSKEDGGQGCDPLTYVMCVEELSKVCGTTGVIVSAHTSLCVDPIQTYGTPDQKAKYLPDLASGRKLGAFGLTEPGAGTDAQGQQTKAVLDGDEWVLNGSKCFITNGKEADVYIIIAVTGTIEKRGRKQKEISAFIVEKGTPGFTFGTKENKMGICGSSTYELIFTDCRIPKDALLGQKGKGFGIAMHTLDGGRIGIAAQALGIAEGALDITIDYVKERKQFGRSIAQFQNTQFVLADLATKVEAAKLLVYKAAKKKEQYQADHKTSYSVEAAMAKLYAAEVAMEVTTKCVQLHGGYGYIKEYDVERMMRDAKITEIYEGTSEVQRMVISANLLK; this comes from the coding sequence ATGGATTTCGCTTTAGACAAGAAGTATGAAATGGCGCAGAACTTATTCAGAGAATTTGCGCAGAATGAAGTAAAGCCTCTTGCTCAGGAAATTGATGAAAATCACAGATTCCCTAGAGAGACAGTAGAGAAGATGGCAAAGTATGGTTTCTTAGGAATACCTGTTTCTAAGGAAGATGGTGGACAGGGTTGTGATCCTTTAACATATGTTATGTGTGTTGAGGAACTTTCAAAGGTTTGTGGTACTACCGGTGTTATTGTTTCCGCACATACATCTCTGTGTGTAGATCCAATCCAGACATACGGTACACCAGATCAGAAAGCTAAGTACCTCCCAGATCTTGCTTCCGGTAGAAAGCTTGGTGCATTTGGTCTTACAGAGCCGGGTGCTGGTACAGATGCACAGGGTCAGCAGACAAAGGCTGTTCTTGATGGTGATGAGTGGGTTCTTAACGGATCTAAGTGTTTCATTACAAATGGTAAAGAAGCAGATGTATATATTATCATTGCAGTTACAGGTACAATTGAAAAACGTGGTAGAAAGCAGAAAGAGATTTCAGCATTTATCGTAGAAAAAGGCACTCCGGGATTTACATTCGGAACAAAAGAAAACAAGATGGGTATCTGTGGTTCATCCACATATGAACTTATCTTCACAGACTGCCGTATTCCTAAGGATGCACTTCTCGGACAGAAGGGCAAGGGATTTGGTATTGCAATGCATACACTTGATGGTGGTCGTATCGGTATCGCAGCTCAGGCTCTTGGTATTGCTGAGGGTGCTCTTGATATCACAATCGACTATGTTAAGGAAAGAAAGCAGTTTGGTCGTTCAATCGCTCAGTTCCAGAATACTCAGTTTGTACTTGCTGATCTTGCAACAAAGGTTGAAGCAGCTAAGTTACTGGTATACAAGGCAGCTAAGAAGAAAGAGCAGTACCAGGCTGATCACAAGACTTCATACTCTGTAGAAGCTGCTATGGCTAAGCTGTATGCTGCAGAAGTAGCTATGGAAGTAACAACAAAGTGTGTACAGTTACACGGTGGTTATGGTTATATCAAAGAGTATGATGTAGAACGTATGATGCGTGATGCTAAGATTACAGAAATCTACGAAGGAACTTCAGAAGTTCAGCGTATGGTTATTTCTGCAAACTTATTAAAATAA
- a CDS encoding electron transfer flavoprotein subunit beta/FixA family protein, with protein sequence MKVIVCIKQVPDTKGGVQFNPDGTLNRGAMLTIMNPDDKAGLEAALRLKDQYGAEVTVLTMGLPKAADVLQEAIAMGADKGVLVTDRVLGGADTWATSTTIAGALRKLDYDLIITGRQAIDGDTAQVGPQIAEHLGIPVISYAQEIKVDGDSVIVKRQYDDGYHMLKAKMPCLVTALSELNEPRYMTPGGIFDAVNAEITTLGRADLVDVDDSNLGLKGSPTKIAKASDKVRKGAGEKVVPDSPDEAVSYIVGKLKDKHVI encoded by the coding sequence GTGAAGGTTATAGTTTGTATAAAGCAGGTACCTGATACAAAGGGTGGCGTTCAGTTTAACCCAGATGGTACATTAAACAGAGGAGCAATGCTTACAATCATGAACCCTGATGATAAGGCAGGTCTTGAAGCTGCACTTAGATTAAAGGATCAGTATGGAGCAGAAGTTACAGTTCTTACAATGGGTCTTCCAAAGGCTGCAGATGTTCTTCAGGAAGCAATCGCTATGGGCGCTGACAAGGGCGTTCTTGTAACGGATCGTGTTCTTGGTGGAGCTGATACATGGGCTACATCAACAACAATCGCCGGAGCACTCAGAAAGCTTGATTATGATCTTATTATTACAGGTCGTCAGGCTATCGATGGAGATACAGCTCAGGTTGGACCACAGATTGCTGAGCATCTTGGAATTCCGGTTATTTCATATGCACAGGAGATCAAGGTCGACGGAGATTCCGTAATCGTTAAGCGTCAGTATGATGATGGATATCATATGTTAAAGGCTAAGATGCCTTGCCTTGTAACAGCACTTTCAGAGTTAAATGAGCCTAGATACATGACTCCAGGTGGAATCTTCGATGCAGTTAATGCAGAGATCACAACACTTGGCAGAGCAGATCTTGTAGATGTTGATGATTCAAACCTTGGTCTGAAAGGTTCACCAACAAAGATTGCAAAGGCTTCTGATAAGGTAAGAAAGGGTGCAGGCGAGAAGGTTGTACCTGATTCTCCAGATGAAGCAGTTAGCTATATTGTTGGCAAGTTAAAAGATAAGCATGTAATCTAA